Proteins encoded in a region of the Cygnus olor isolate bCygOlo1 chromosome W unlocalized genomic scaffold, bCygOlo1.pri.v2 SUPER_W7, whole genome shotgun sequence genome:
- the LOC121063034 gene encoding adropin-like — protein sequence MGAALSTGAVVAISFNCIIALLILILFLILCKACRTPSCPKKGPSSDADEARNEEKYLLQP from the coding sequence ATGGGGGCGGCTCTCTCCACCGGAGCAGTCGTTGCGATTTCTTTTAACTGCATCATCGCGTTGctcatcctcatcctcttcctcatcctctgCAAGGCCTGCAGGACCCCGTCGTGCCCCAAGAAGGGCCCCTCCTCTGATGCAGATGAGGCAAGGAATGAGGAGAAGtacctgctgcagccctga